Proteins encoded in a region of the Ranitomeya imitator isolate aRanImi1 chromosome 9, aRanImi1.pri, whole genome shotgun sequence genome:
- the LOC138649495 gene encoding uncharacterized protein: protein MWVHPIIQEREEKGHFHVLYRDLRSFPDKFSQFCRLSIEAFDRLLILLGPHLAYEDTVMRRAISAEERLLITLRFLATGESYTSLHLQFRVGKSTILQIVRCTCTVIWQKLQPIVMPCPTEETWLQVAAGFQTVANFPNCVGAVDGKHVRVLKPPRSGSRFFNYKKYFSVVLMAVADAHYKFVAIDVGAYGSSGDSRVLQSSQIGLQILRDGGTLPAPRPLPGSTHQVPFVMVSDEAFPLKPHLLRPYPQRALDDRRRIFNYRLSRARRYVECTFGIMCSRWRIFHTAIQLDPETVDTVIKACCVLHNYAREYSTEVVEEPQVPELDAGDNFGQGRQCNTGVRVRETFADYFMSPEGAVHWQYSCAGVEQPELQRRSDA, encoded by the exons atgtgggttcatcccattATTCAGGAAcgggaggaaaagggacacttccatgttctttatcgggatttaaggag ctttccagataaattttctcagttttgccgtctttccattgaggcatttgatcgtcttctaattcttcttggtccacacctcgcttacgaagatacggtcatgcgaagagcaatctctgcagaagaaaggctgctcatcaccttgcg gtttttagccacaggagagagctacacatccctgcacctccaatttagggttggcaaatccaccatcttgcaaattgtacggtgcacatgtaccgtcatctggcagaagttgcagcccatcgtgatgccttgcccaaccgaggagacttggctgcaggttgcagcaggctttcaaactgtggccaatttccccaactgcgtaggtgctgttgatggcaaacatgttagagtgctgaagccaccacgatcaggatcacgcttctttaattataagaagtatttttcggtggtcttgatggcggtggctgacgcacattacaagtttgttgccatcgacgtcggtgcttatggcagttctggggactctcgggtgctgcaatcatcacagattggacttcaaattcttcgagatggcggcacgctcccagccccaagacctttgccgggttccacacatcaagtaccctttgtgatggtatcggatgaggcatttcccttgaagccccacctgctgcgcccatacccacaaagagcactggatgatcggcgtaggatttttaattataggctgagccgtgcacgaagatatgtggaatgtaccttcgggatcatgtgtagtcggtggaggatctttcacactgccatccagttagatccggagaccgtggacactgtgataaaggcatgctgtgtgctccacaactatgctcgggaATACAGCACTGAGGTAGTTGAGGAGCCACAGGTGCCAGAATTAGATGCAGGGGACAACTTTGGTCAAGGAAGGCAATGTAAcacgggtgtgcgtgtgagagaaaccttcgcagactacttcatgagtcctgaaggtgccgtgcactggcaatactcttgtgccggtgttgagcagcctgaactGCAGAGAAGATCGGATGCCTAA